DNA from Microbacterium sp. SORGH_AS_0969:
GCGGTCCTGATGACGGGGATCTCGTTCGTGGCGGTCGGAGCGAGCCCCCGCTCGGTCGGGCGCCAGCACGCCCGCGGTCTTCTGACCGGGGGAGCGCCGCTCATCCGGGGCATGCGCATCATCCTGGGTCCGCTCGCGCACGGCCTGGTGTCGGTCGGCAACCGCGTCACGCCGGGCCTGTCGCAGTCGACCTCGTTCGCGTCCGAGGAGCAGCTGCTCAGCATCATCGACGAGGCCGCCGAGAACGAGCTCATCGAAGAAGACGACCGCGAGCTGATCCACTCGGTGTTCGACTTCACCGACCGCTACGTGCGCGAGGTGATGGTGCCGCGCACCGATATGGTGACCGTGGATGCCGCGGCGAGCTCGCGCGAAGCCCTCGCGCTGTTCCTCGAGAAAGGCGTGTCGCGCGTTCCCCTCGCCGACGACGAGGCCGACGACGTCGTGGGCATGCTCTATCTCAAAGACCTGGTCCAGTTCGGCTTCCGCGACGAGGCCGGCTGGCGTGACGCTCCGATCCGGCGCATCGCTCGACCGGCCGTGTTCGTACCCGAGTCCATGAAGGCCGAGACGCTGCTGCAGCAGATGAAGCGCGATGCCGTCCACGTGTGTCTCGCGGTCGACGAATACGGCGGGATCTCCGGCCTGGTCACCCTCGAAGACCTCATCGAAGAGCTCGTGGGTGAGATCGCAGACGAGTACGACGCTCCGTCGACCGAGGTCGTCCCCCTCGACGACGGCCGCTACCGGGTCAACGCGCGACTCGGACTCGACGAGGTCGGCGACCTGTTCGGCCTCGAGCTCGACGACGAAGACGTCGACTCGATCGGTGGCCTTCTGGGCAAGGCTCTGGGCCGTATCCCGCAACCCGGGGCCACGGCCGAGCATTCTGGTCTCGTGATGACCGGGGGAGCCTCGCGGGGCCGCAACCGCGGCATCGCGACGGTCATCGTGGAACGCGCCGAGCCGGAGGACGACGAAACCGACGCGGAGACCGCGCGCGAGAGGAACGACAGATGAGCGACACCCGATCCGGCTTCGTGACCTTCGTGGGGCGACCCAACGTCGGCAAGTCGACGCTGACCAACGCCCTCGTCGGCGAGAAGGTCGCCATCACCAGCGACAAGCCGCAGACCACCCGCCGGGCGATCCGCGGGATCGTCAACCGACCGGGCGGCCAGCTCGTGGTCGTCGACACCCCTGGCATCCATCGTCCGCGGACGCTCCTCGGTCAGCGTCTGAACGACCTCGTCGAGCAGGTGCTGGGTGACGTCGACGTCATCGCGTTCTGCGCACCCGCAACCGAGAAGGTCGGCCCGGGCGATCGACGCATCGCGGAGTCGCTGTCGGGCTACCCGCGCGCGAAGAAGGTCGCGCTGGTGACCAAGACGGACGCCGCGACGCGCGACCAGATCACGGAGCGTCTCGTCGAGGTGGATTCGCTCCGCGAGGACTGGGCCGCGGTGATCCCCCTCTCGGCCGTGACGAACGATCAGCTCGACGTGCTGAGCGACGAGCTGCTGGCCCTCATGCCCGAGGGACCCGCCCTGTACGACGCTGACATCACGACGGACGAGACCCTCGAGGACCGCATCGCCGAGATCATCCGCGAAGCGGCTCTGCACGGTGTGCGCGACGAGCTGCCCCACTCCATCGCCGTCACCATCGACGACGTCGCCCCGCGTGAGGGCAGCGATCTCACCGACGTGTGGGCCAACATCATCGTCGAGCGCGACAGCCAGAAGGCGATCATCATCGGCCGCAAGGGCACGCGTCTCGCCGACGTCGGCGCCCGGGCACGGGCGGGCATCGAACCGCTCGTCGGCGGCCGCGTCTACCTGTCGCTGCACGTGCGGGTCGCGAAAGAGTGGCAGCGCGACGCGAAGCAGCTCGGCCGACTCGGTTTCTGAGTCCGCCGACATCCACGACGAAAGGCGCGATCATGGCGAGAAGGTGGACGGCTTCGGCTCCGGGACCGATCGACACGTGGAGCTTCGACGAGGTCGACGTGGCCCCGCCCGGCCCCGGCGAGGTGACGATTCGCGTGCACGCCGCCGGCGTGAATCCCGCGGATGCCAAACACGTCGCGCAGGCGCGACCCGGGGCGACGTTCCCCGCGCCGATCGGATACGAGCTCTCCGGTGAGATCATCGCGATCGGCGCCGACGCCCTCGGCGGCTCCGGGGAACTCGCGGTCGGAGACGAGGTCGTCGCGTTCCGTGTGCAAGGCGCCTATGCGACCGAGATCACCGTGCCCGCGCGCGACGTGTTCGCGAAGCCGGCCGACCTGTCGCACCCCGAAGCGGCGAATCTGCTGCTCGCCGGAACCACCGCCGCCGAGATGATCCAGGTGACCCGGATCGTGGCCGGTGACACCGTCCTGCTGCACGCCGCCTCGGGCGCCGTGGGCGTGAGTCTGCTCCAGCAGGCGCGCGATCTCGGCGTGCGCGTGATCGGCACGGTGGGTCCGGATGCCGCAGACTCGGCCGAGCGCGTCCGTCGGTACGGCGGCATCCCCGTCGCGTACGGCGACGGGTTGCGCGAGCGCGTGGAAGACGCCGCAGGCGGAGCGCCCATCGCGGCCGCGTGGGACGCGGTCGGCACCGACGAAGCGATCGACGTCTCTCTCGCGCTCGTCGCCGAGCGCGATCGCATCGTCACGATCGTCGACCCCGAACGAGCGAAGAGCGACGGCTTCCTCTGGATCGCCGGAGCGCGGCCCGAGAGCGCCCGGTTCCGCGACATCGCTCGCGCGCGGGTTCTGGAGCTCGCGGCATCCGGTGCCCTGGAAGTGCCCCTCGCACGCACGTATCCGCTCGCCGACGCCGTCGAGGCCGTCCGATTCGTCATGACGGGTCACCCGGGCGGCAAGGTGGCGCTGATCCCGTGACCGGGTCGCCGTTCGTCCTGCCCCCGGCGCCCGAGCGCCTCGAGGTCGTGCGTGAGCGGGTGCGGTTGCGACCGGTCGTCGACGCCGATCTCGAGGCGATGGTGCGCTACCGCGGGGACGCGGACGTGTGCCGCTTCCTGCCCTTCGAGCCGCAGACGGCGGAGGACATCCGCGGACGCATCGGTCACATCTTCGGGGGCACCAGCCTCGAGGGCGAACGCGGCGGGGTCGTCCTCGCGATCGAACACGTCGCCGATGCTACGGTCATCGGCGATCTCGTGATCTTCCACCTCGACCTCGAAGCCGGATCGGCCGAGATCGGCTGGGTCGTGAGCCCGGCGGCATCCGGTCGGGGACTCGCCACCGAGGCGGTCCGCGCGCTGATCGACACCGCGTTCTCGGTGTACGGGCTCCGCCGTCTGGTCGCCCGCGTCGACGCCGACAACGCCCGCTCTCTCGCCCTCGCGGAGCGGGTGGGGATGCGACGCGAGGCCCACCTCGTCGAGAACGAGTGGTTCAAAGGGCGGTGGAGCGACGAGGTCGACTTCGGCATCCTGTCGCGCGAATGGGCGACGGGGGAGTGAACCGCCCCGCGCCGGGCTGGTACGATCGCAGAATGCGCTTCGGTGGTCTGCTTCTTCTTAGCTGCCGCGACGAGTCCTCGATCTAGGGCCATCCTCGTCGCGGAGCTCGTCGTCGGCCCCTCCTGATGCCCTTCCCGGGCGGGAACCACGAACAAGAGAAGCGACACACCATGAATAACACCCAGAAGCCCACGTCCGCTCCGGTGCACAAGTACCGTCCGTTCCACGAGCAGATCTCGGTCGACCTGCCCGACCGCACGTGGCCGAGCAAGCGCATCGAGCTCGCGCCGCGCTGGTGCGCGGTCGACCTGCGCGACGGCAACCAGGCCCTCATCGACCCGATGAGCCCCGAGCGCAAGCGCGTCATGTTCGACCTGCTCGTGAAGATGGGCTACAAGGAGATCGAGGTGGGGTTCCCGAGCGCGAGCCAGACGGACTTCGACTTCGTCCGACAGCTGATCGAAGAGAACCTCATCCCCGATGACGTCACGATCCAGGTGCTGACGCAGGCGCGCGAGCACCTGATCGCCCGCACGTACGAAGCGATCGCCGGCGCGAAGCAGGCCATCGTCCACCTGTACAACTCCACGTCCGTGCTGCAGCGCGAGGTGGTCTTCCGCACCGACCAGCAGGGCATCATCGACATCGCCCTCGAGGGTGCGCGCCTGTGCAAGAAGTACGAGGCGACGATCCCCGAGACCGAGGTGTACTACGAGTACTCGCCCGAGAGCTACACGGGCACCGAACTCGAGTTCGCGCTGCGCATCTGCAACGAGGTGCTCGAGGTCTTCCAGCCCACTCCCGAGCGCAAGGTCATCCTGAACCTGCCCGCGACCGTCGAGATGGCGACCCCCAACGTCTACGCCGACTCGATCGAGTGGATGTCGCGGAACCTCAATCACCGTGAGAACGTCATCCTGTCACTGCACCCGCACAACGACCGCGGCACCGCCGTGGCCGCCGCGGAGCTGGGTTACATGGCCGGCGCCGACCGCATCGAGGGCTGCCTGTTCGGCAACGGTGAGCGCACCGGCAATGTCGACCTGGTCGCCCTGGGCGTCAACCTGCTGACGCAGGGCATCGACCCCCAGATCGACTTCAGCGACATCGACCAGGTCAAGCGCACAGTCGAGTACTGCAACCAACTGCCCGTGCCCGAGCGCAGCCCGTGGGCCGGCGACCTCGTCTTCACCGCGTTCAGCGGTTCGCATCAGGATGCCATCAAGAAGGGGTTCGAGGCGATGGAGGCCCGCGCGGCCGCCGAGGGCAAGCACATCGACGAGATCGAGTGGGCCGTGCCGTACCTGCCGATCGATCCGAAGGACCTGGGCCGCTCGTACGAGGCCGTCATCCGTGTGAACTCGCAGTCCGGTAAGGGTGGCGTCGCGTACCTGCTGAAGGCCGACCACGCGATCGACCTCCCGCGCAAGCTGCAGATCGAGTTCTCGGGCGTCGTCCAGGCCCGCACCGACGCCGAGGGCGGCGAGGTGTCGAGCGACCAGATCTGGGACATCTTCACCGACGAGTACCTGCCCTCGAAGGATGACGACCAGCGCTGGGGCCGCTTCGAACTGCTGTCGACGCGCTCGTCGAGCGACATGTCCGGCGACGTGCACCTCGACGTCACGCTGCGCGACGGCGATTCGGCTCAGCCGGCGTCCGCCGTGGGCAACGGTCCCGTGGCGGCGTTCCTCGAGATCGTCCGCGCCCAGGGGTTCGACGTCACGCTCTACGACTACGTCGAGCACGCGCTGAGCTCGGGCGGCGACGCACAGGCAGCGGCGTACATCGAGCTGCAGGTCGACGACCAGCGCCTGTGGGGCGTCGGCATCGACAACGACATCTCGACGGCGTCGCTCAAGGCGATCGTCTCGGGCGTGAATCGCGCGATCCGCACGCGTCAGACCAGCGGCGAGCTGGCCGGCGTCTGACGCCGAGCGCGAGAGACACGGCCGTGGCCTACGCCCACGGACACCACGAGAGCGTGCTGCGTTCCCACGCGGTACGGACCGTCGCCGATTCGGCGGCCTACCTGGTGTCCTCGCTGTTCGCCGGCGCTCGCATCCTGGATGTGGGGGCCGGCCCCGGCACCATCACCGTCGACCTCGCCGACCGGGTCTTCCCGGGGCAGGTGGTCGGAGTGGATGCCGCCCCCGACGTCGTCGCGATCGCGCGCGCCGCGATCGGGGAGCGCTTGAACGTCGAGTTCCGCGTCGACGACGCGTACGCGCTCGACGCCCCCGATGCCTCCTTCGACATCGTGCACGCGCACCAGACGCTTCAGCACCTCGAGCGCCCGGTGGACGCTCTGCGCGAGTTCCGTCGCGTCGCCGGGCCCGACGGCCTGGTGGCCGTGCGTGACGTGGATTACGGCGGGGTGATCTGGCATCCGCTGATCCCCGCTCTGGATGAGTGGCTCGAGATCTATCACGGCGTGCACCGCGGAGTGTCGGGGGAGCCCGACGCGGGCCGGCGGCTCAAGGCGTGGGCTCGCGAAGCCGGGTTCACCCGCATCGAGGCGAGCGCGAGCGTCTGGGTCTTCGACACGCCGGAGAAGCGCGCGTGGTGGGGCGGGATGTGGGCCGACCGGGTGCTCGCGTCGGCCTTCGCCGAGCACGCGCGCCGACTCGGCCTCGCCGACGACGCTCAGCTCCAGCGCATCTCCGACGCGTGGCGCGAGTGGGCCGCCCACCCCGACGGGTGGATCCTCCTCCCGCACGGCGAGGTGCTCGCGCGCGCCTGAGCGGGAGCGGTACAGGGTGCGAGGATGGGACCGTGCCTCACGTCAGCGCCCTGTACCGCTATCCCGTCAAAGGCTTCACCCCTGAACGCCGTCCCCACCTGGTAATCCAGGACGACGGACGCGTCCAGGGCGACCGTGCTCTCGTGTTCCGGTTCGCCGACGCCGTCGAGCCGGAGGACGCGACGTTCCCGAAGAGCCGCGGACTCGCGCTCATGACGTTCCCCACGCTCGCACGCATCGCCCTCACCTACGACGACGGACAGCAGACGCTGCGCCTCCAGGTCGACGACATCGACATCGAGAGCGACCTCAGCCCGCAGGGGCGCGCCCGGCTCGTGGATGCCGTCACGACCTACCTGCGCTCGACCTCGGATGCCCGGCTCCTCGACGCCGAGGGCGTTCTGCCGCTCGCGCTCATCGGCGACGGTCGGACCGCGCGTTTCCAGGACCGCCCGCAGGGATACATCTCCCTTCACGGGGAGGCATCTGTCGCAGAACTGGATGCCGCGGTGTCGGCCCCCGTCGACGATCGCCGTTTCCGATCCAACATCGTCGTCTCGGGCGCGCCGGCCTGGGCGGAACTGGGGTGGCAGGGACGCATCCGCATCGGCGAGGTCGTCTTCGACGTCCAGAAGCCGATCGAGCGCTGCGCCGCGATCACCGCCAACCCCGACTCCGGCGTTCGGGACGCGCGACTGCTCCGCGTGTTGACGACCGAGTTCGAGCAGGACGCCCCGACGCTCGGCATCCTGCTCCTCCCCGCCGAGGGCGGCGGCGTGATCCGCGAGGGTGACGAGGTTCGCGACGAGAGCGACTGAGCGCTTACTCAGCTCGGATCCGCCGCGCGGAACGCCGGGATACCCGTCAGGTGCGCCCCGAGCACCAGCGTGTGGATCTCGTCGGTGCCCTCATAGGTCCGCACCGACTCGAGGTTGGCCGCGTGCCGCATCGGCGAGTACTCCGCGGTCACGCCGTTGCCGCCGAGGATCGTCCGCGCCTCCCGGACGACCGCGATCGCGGCGCGGGTGTTCGCGAGCTTCGCGACCGAGATCTGATGCGGCTGGAGACGACCGGCATCCTTCAAGCGTCCCAGCCGGAGGGCGACGAGCTGGGCCTTCTCGATCTCGAGCGCCATATCGACGAGCTTCTGCTGCGTCAGCTGGAACGCCGCGATCGGCTGCCCGAACTGCCGCCGCTCGCCCGCGTAGGCGAGCGCGGTGGCGTAGCTGTCGCGCGCAGCGCCGACGACGCCCCAGCCGATGCCGTAGCGCGCATTGTTCAAACACGCGAACGCGGCACCGAGCCCCCGGGCGAGGGGGAGTTCGGCATCGAGGGGCAGCCGCACGTCCGTGAGCGCGATGTCGCACTGGATCGATGCGCGCATCGACATCTTCGGCGCGATCGGGGTCGCGGCGAAGCCGGGAGTGTCGGTCGGGACGAGGAAACCGCGGACGCCCTCGTCGGTGCGCGCCCAGATCACGGCGATGTCGGCGATGGATGCCAGTCCGATCCACCTCTTCGCGCCGTCGAGCACCCACGCGTCACCGTCCCTGCGTGCTCGCGTCGTCATGCTCGCGGGGTCGGACCCCGAGCCCGGTTCGGTCAGTCCGAAGCATCCGATGGCCTCACCGCGCGCCATGCGGGGGAGCCAGGCCTGCTTCTGCTCTTCGCTGCCGTGGAGGTGGATGGCCGTCATCGCGAGCGAGCCCTGCACCGACACGAGAGTACGGAGACCGGAGTCGCCCGCCTCGAGCTCCATCGCGGCGAGTCCGTATTCCACGGCGGTTCGACCGGGGCAGCCGTACCCCGACAGATGCATGCCGAAGACGCCCAGTCCCGCGAGTCCGGGGATCACCTCGACGGGGAAGTGCGCGCGGTCGTACCAGTCGGCGATGAACGGCCGCACGTGCTCGGCGACGAACGCACGCACGCGATCCCGCGTCTCACGCTCCTCGGCGGACAGCATCTCGTCGAAGTCGAGCAGATCGGGCACGGTGTTCATGGGCACTCCTCGGGTGTGTCGTCGAGCCACGAGAGCACCTCGGCGGTGTTCTCTCCCAGGCGCGGGGGAGCGGTAGCGGTGCTTCGGTAGGGCGGCGTCCAGGTGATCGGCGGCCGCACCTGACGAGAGACGCGACCGTCGGCACCGACGGTCTCGACGACGGGATGCAGCCCGAGCTCTTCGGCCAGCGTGAGCCCCTCGCCGATCGAGTTGACGACGCCCGCCGCAACGCCCACCGCGTTGAGCCGGGATGCCCAGCTCGCCGCCGACTCCCCGGCCAGCCGGCCCTCGAGCAACGTCGCGAGGATTTCGCGGTTGCGCACCCGATCGGCGTTGGTGACGAAGCGCGGGTCCTCGGCGAGCCGGTCGATCCCGAGGACCTCGGTCAGCCGCGCGAACTGCGCATCGTTGCCGCAGGCCACCGCTAGCGGCGCGTCGGCGCACCGCAGTGCTTCATAGGGGGCGATCGAGGGATGCCGATTACCCAAGCGCCCCGGCTCGACCCCGGTGCCGAGGTGCGCAGCAGCCTGGTTCGCGAGCGCGCCCTGCAGACT
Protein-coding regions in this window:
- a CDS encoding methyltransferase domain-containing protein, whose amino-acid sequence is MAYAHGHHESVLRSHAVRTVADSAAYLVSSLFAGARILDVGAGPGTITVDLADRVFPGQVVGVDAAPDVVAIARAAIGERLNVEFRVDDAYALDAPDASFDIVHAHQTLQHLERPVDALREFRRVAGPDGLVAVRDVDYGGVIWHPLIPALDEWLEIYHGVHRGVSGEPDAGRRLKAWAREAGFTRIEASASVWVFDTPEKRAWWGGMWADRVLASAFAEHARRLGLADDAQLQRISDAWREWAAHPDGWILLPHGEVLARA
- a CDS encoding NADP-dependent oxidoreductase, whose product is MARRWTASAPGPIDTWSFDEVDVAPPGPGEVTIRVHAAGVNPADAKHVAQARPGATFPAPIGYELSGEIIAIGADALGGSGELAVGDEVVAFRVQGAYATEITVPARDVFAKPADLSHPEAANLLLAGTTAAEMIQVTRIVAGDTVLLHAASGAVGVSLLQQARDLGVRVIGTVGPDAADSAERVRRYGGIPVAYGDGLRERVEDAAGGAPIAAAWDAVGTDEAIDVSLALVAERDRIVTIVDPERAKSDGFLWIAGARPESARFRDIARARVLELAASGALEVPLARTYPLADAVEAVRFVMTGHPGGKVALIP
- the leuA gene encoding 2-isopropylmalate synthase, with protein sequence MNNTQKPTSAPVHKYRPFHEQISVDLPDRTWPSKRIELAPRWCAVDLRDGNQALIDPMSPERKRVMFDLLVKMGYKEIEVGFPSASQTDFDFVRQLIEENLIPDDVTIQVLTQAREHLIARTYEAIAGAKQAIVHLYNSTSVLQREVVFRTDQQGIIDIALEGARLCKKYEATIPETEVYYEYSPESYTGTELEFALRICNEVLEVFQPTPERKVILNLPATVEMATPNVYADSIEWMSRNLNHRENVILSLHPHNDRGTAVAAAELGYMAGADRIEGCLFGNGERTGNVDLVALGVNLLTQGIDPQIDFSDIDQVKRTVEYCNQLPVPERSPWAGDLVFTAFSGSHQDAIKKGFEAMEARAAAEGKHIDEIEWAVPYLPIDPKDLGRSYEAVIRVNSQSGKGGVAYLLKADHAIDLPRKLQIEFSGVVQARTDAEGGEVSSDQIWDIFTDEYLPSKDDDQRWGRFELLSTRSSSDMSGDVHLDVTLRDGDSAQPASAVGNGPVAAFLEIVRAQGFDVTLYDYVEHALSSGGDAQAAAYIELQVDDQRLWGVGIDNDISTASLKAIVSGVNRAIRTRQTSGELAGV
- the era gene encoding GTPase Era, with translation MSDTRSGFVTFVGRPNVGKSTLTNALVGEKVAITSDKPQTTRRAIRGIVNRPGGQLVVVDTPGIHRPRTLLGQRLNDLVEQVLGDVDVIAFCAPATEKVGPGDRRIAESLSGYPRAKKVALVTKTDAATRDQITERLVEVDSLREDWAAVIPLSAVTNDQLDVLSDELLALMPEGPALYDADITTDETLEDRIAEIIREAALHGVRDELPHSIAVTIDDVAPREGSDLTDVWANIIVERDSQKAIIIGRKGTRLADVGARARAGIEPLVGGRVYLSLHVRVAKEWQRDAKQLGRLGF
- a CDS encoding MOSC domain-containing protein, which produces MPHVSALYRYPVKGFTPERRPHLVIQDDGRVQGDRALVFRFADAVEPEDATFPKSRGLALMTFPTLARIALTYDDGQQTLRLQVDDIDIESDLSPQGRARLVDAVTTYLRSTSDARLLDAEGVLPLALIGDGRTARFQDRPQGYISLHGEASVAELDAAVSAPVDDRRFRSNIVVSGAPAWAELGWQGRIRIGEVVFDVQKPIERCAAITANPDSGVRDARLLRVLTTEFEQDAPTLGILLLPAEGGGVIREGDEVRDESD
- a CDS encoding GNAT family N-acetyltransferase; translation: MTGSPFVLPPAPERLEVVRERVRLRPVVDADLEAMVRYRGDADVCRFLPFEPQTAEDIRGRIGHIFGGTSLEGERGGVVLAIEHVADATVIGDLVIFHLDLEAGSAEIGWVVSPAASGRGLATEAVRALIDTAFSVYGLRRLVARVDADNARSLALAERVGMRREAHLVENEWFKGRWSDEVDFGILSREWATGE
- a CDS encoding acyl-CoA dehydrogenase family protein: MNTVPDLLDFDEMLSAEERETRDRVRAFVAEHVRPFIADWYDRAHFPVEVIPGLAGLGVFGMHLSGYGCPGRTAVEYGLAAMELEAGDSGLRTLVSVQGSLAMTAIHLHGSEEQKQAWLPRMARGEAIGCFGLTEPGSGSDPASMTTRARRDGDAWVLDGAKRWIGLASIADIAVIWARTDEGVRGFLVPTDTPGFAATPIAPKMSMRASIQCDIALTDVRLPLDAELPLARGLGAAFACLNNARYGIGWGVVGAARDSYATALAYAGERRQFGQPIAAFQLTQQKLVDMALEIEKAQLVALRLGRLKDAGRLQPHQISVAKLANTRAAIAVVREARTILGGNGVTAEYSPMRHAANLESVRTYEGTDEIHTLVLGAHLTGIPAFRAADPS
- a CDS encoding hemolysin family protein yields the protein MTEALLLVAALLLVAFGGLMAASEAALGVTSRTDLLELGSSGRNARALQRIADDPSAHITAVGFIRVLAETTAAVLVTAAFVLLFDNIWLAVAAAAVLMTGISFVAVGASPRSVGRQHARGLLTGGAPLIRGMRIILGPLAHGLVSVGNRVTPGLSQSTSFASEEQLLSIIDEAAENELIEEDDRELIHSVFDFTDRYVREVMVPRTDMVTVDAAASSREALALFLEKGVSRVPLADDEADDVVGMLYLKDLVQFGFRDEAGWRDAPIRRIARPAVFVPESMKAETLLQQMKRDAVHVCLAVDEYGGISGLVTLEDLIEELVGEIADEYDAPSTEVVPLDDGRYRVNARLGLDEVGDLFGLELDDEDVDSIGGLLGKALGRIPQPGATAEHSGLVMTGGASRGRNRGIATVIVERAEPEDDETDAETARERNDR